A single region of the Eulemur rufifrons isolate Redbay chromosome 8, OSU_ERuf_1, whole genome shotgun sequence genome encodes:
- the HNRNPR gene encoding heterogeneous nuclear ribonucleoprotein R isoform X3, whose translation MKTYRQREKQGSKVQESTKGPDEAKIKALLERTGYTLDVTTGQRKYGGPPPDSVYSGVQPGIGTEVFVGKIPRDLYEDELVPLFEKAGPIWDLRLMMDPLSGQNRGYAFITFCGKEAAQEAVKLCDSYEIRPGKHLGVCISVANNRLFVGSIPKNKTKENILEEFSKVTEGLVDVILYHQPDDKKKNRGFCFLEYEDHKSAAQARRRLMSGKVKVWGNVVTVEWADPVEEPDPEVMAKVKVLFVRNLATTVTEEILEKSFSEFGKLERVKKLKDYAFVHFEDRGAAVKAMDEMNGKEIEGEEIEIVLAKPPDKKRKERQAARQASRSTAYEDYYYHPPPRMPPPIRGRGRGGGRGGYGYPPDYYGYEDYYDDYYGYDYHDYRGGYEDPYYGYDDGYAVRGRGGGRGGRGAPPPPRGRGAPPPRGRAGYSQRGAPLGPPRGSRGGRGGPAQQQRGRGSRGSRGNRGGNVGGKRKADGYNQPDSKRRQTNNQQNWGSQPIAQQPLQQGGDYSGNYGYNNDNQEFYQDTYGQQWK comes from the exons ATGAAGACCTATaggcaaagagagaaacaggGGAGCAAGGTGCAAGAGTCTACAAAGggacctgatgaagcaaagatcaAG GCCTTGCTTGAAAGGACTGGTTATACTCTGGATGTAACCACAGGACAGAGGAAGTACGGTGGTCCTCCACCAGACAGTGTGTACTCCGGCGTGCAACCTGGAATTGGAACAGAG GTCTTTGTAGGTAAAATACCAAGAGATTTGTATGAGGATGAGTTGGTGCCCCTTTTTGAGAAGGCCGGTCCCATTTGGGATCTACGTCTTATGATGGATCCACTGTCTGGTCAGAACAGAGGGTATGCATTTATCACCTTCTGTGGAAAGGAAGCTGCACAGGAAGCTGTTAAACTG TGTGACAGCTATGAAATTCGCCCCGGTAAACACCTTGGAGTGTGCATTTCTGTGGCAAACAACAGACTTTTTGTTGGGTCCATTCCGAAGAATAAGACTAAAGAAAACATTCTGGAAGAATTCAGTAAAGTCACag AGGGTTTGGTGGACGTTATTCTGTATCATCAACCCGATGACAAAAAGAAGAATCGGGGGTTCTGCTTCCTTGAATATGAGGATCACAAGTCAGCAGCCCAAGCCAGACGCCGGCTGATGAGTGGAAAAGTAAAAGTGTGGGGAAATGTAGTTACAGTTGAATGGGCTGACCCTGTGGAAGAACCAGATCCAGAAGTCATGGCTAAG GTGAAAGTTTTATTTGTGAGAAACTTGGCTACTACGGTGacagaagaaatattggaaaaatcaTTTTCTGAATTTGGAAAACTTGAAAGAGTGAAGAAGTTGAAAGATTATGCATTTGTTCATTTTGAAGACAGAGGAGCAGCTGTTAAg GCTATGGATGAAATGAATGGCAAAGAAATAGAAGGGGAAGAAATTGAAATAGTCTTAGCCAAGCCaccagacaagaaaaggaaagaacgCCAAGCTGCTAGACAAGCCTCCAGAAGCACTGC GTATGAAGATTATTACTACCACCCTCCTCCTCGAATGCCACCTCCAATTAGAGGTCGGGGTCGTGGTGGGGGGAGAGGTGGATATGGCTACCCTCCAGATTACTATGGCTATGAAGATTACTATGATGATTACTATGGTTATGATTATCACGACTATCGTGGAGGCTATGAAGATCCCTACTACGGCTATGATGATGGCTATGCagtaagaggaagaggaggaggaaggggagggcgaGGTGCTCCACCACCACCAAGGGGGCGGGGAGCACCACCTCCAAGAGGTAGAGCTGGCTATTCACAGAGGGGGGCACCTTTGGGACCACCAAGAGGCTCTAGGGGTGGCAGAGGGGGTCCTGCACAACAGCAGAGAGGCCGTGGTTCCCGTGGATCTCGGGGCAATCGTGGGGGCAATGTAGGAGGCAAGAGAAAGGCAGATGGGTACAACCAACCTGATTCCAAGCGTCGTCAGACCAACAACCAACAGAACTGGGGTTCACAACCCATCGCTCAGCAGCCGCTTCAGCAAGGTGGTGACTATTCTGGTAACTATGGTTACAATAATGACAACCAGGAATTTTATCAGGATACTTATGGGCAACAGTGGAAATAG
- the HNRNPR gene encoding heterogeneous nuclear ribonucleoprotein R isoform X1 produces MANQVNGNAVQLKEEEEPMDTSSVTHTEHYKTLIEAGLPQKVAERLDEIFQTGLVAYVDLDERAIDALREFNEEGALSVLQQFKESDLSHVQNKSAFLCGVMKTYRQREKQGSKVQESTKGPDEAKIKALLERTGYTLDVTTGQRKYGGPPPDSVYSGVQPGIGTEVFVGKIPRDLYEDELVPLFEKAGPIWDLRLMMDPLSGQNRGYAFITFCGKEAAQEAVKLCDSYEIRPGKHLGVCISVANNRLFVGSIPKNKTKENILEEFSKVTEGLVDVILYHQPDDKKKNRGFCFLEYEDHKSAAQARRRLMSGKVKVWGNVVTVEWADPVEEPDPEVMAKVKVLFVRNLATTVTEEILEKSFSEFGKLERVKKLKDYAFVHFEDRGAAVKAMDEMNGKEIEGEEIEIVLAKPPDKKRKERQAARQASRSTAYEDYYYHPPPRMPPPIRGRGRGGGRGGYGYPPDYYGYEDYYDDYYGYDYHDYRGGYEDPYYGYDDGYAVRGRGGGRGGRGAPPPPRGRGAPPPRGRAGYSQRGAPLGPPRGSRGGRGGPAQQQRGRGSRGSRGNRGGNVGGKRKADGYNQPDSKRRQTNNQQNWGSQPIAQQPLQQGGDYSGNYGYNNDNQEFYQDTYGQQWK; encoded by the exons ATGGCTAATCAGGTGAATGGTAATGCGGTACAgttaaaagaagaggaagaaccaATGGATACTTCCAGTGTAACTCACACAGAACACTACAAGACACTGATAGAGGCAGGCCTCCCACAGAAGGTGGCAGAAAGACTTGATGAAATATTTCAGACAG gaTTGGTAGCTTATGTCGATCTTGATGAAAGAGCAATTGATGCTCTCAGGGAATTTAATGAAGAAGGAGCTCTGTCTGTACTACAGCAGTTCAAAGAAAGTGACTTATCACATGTTCAG AACAAAAGTGCATTTTTATGTGGAGTTATGAAGACCTATaggcaaagagagaaacaggGGAGCAAGGTGCAAGAGTCTACAAAGggacctgatgaagcaaagatcaAG GCCTTGCTTGAAAGGACTGGTTATACTCTGGATGTAACCACAGGACAGAGGAAGTACGGTGGTCCTCCACCAGACAGTGTGTACTCCGGCGTGCAACCTGGAATTGGAACAGAG GTCTTTGTAGGTAAAATACCAAGAGATTTGTATGAGGATGAGTTGGTGCCCCTTTTTGAGAAGGCCGGTCCCATTTGGGATCTACGTCTTATGATGGATCCACTGTCTGGTCAGAACAGAGGGTATGCATTTATCACCTTCTGTGGAAAGGAAGCTGCACAGGAAGCTGTTAAACTG TGTGACAGCTATGAAATTCGCCCCGGTAAACACCTTGGAGTGTGCATTTCTGTGGCAAACAACAGACTTTTTGTTGGGTCCATTCCGAAGAATAAGACTAAAGAAAACATTCTGGAAGAATTCAGTAAAGTCACag AGGGTTTGGTGGACGTTATTCTGTATCATCAACCCGATGACAAAAAGAAGAATCGGGGGTTCTGCTTCCTTGAATATGAGGATCACAAGTCAGCAGCCCAAGCCAGACGCCGGCTGATGAGTGGAAAAGTAAAAGTGTGGGGAAATGTAGTTACAGTTGAATGGGCTGACCCTGTGGAAGAACCAGATCCAGAAGTCATGGCTAAG GTGAAAGTTTTATTTGTGAGAAACTTGGCTACTACGGTGacagaagaaatattggaaaaatcaTTTTCTGAATTTGGAAAACTTGAAAGAGTGAAGAAGTTGAAAGATTATGCATTTGTTCATTTTGAAGACAGAGGAGCAGCTGTTAAg GCTATGGATGAAATGAATGGCAAAGAAATAGAAGGGGAAGAAATTGAAATAGTCTTAGCCAAGCCaccagacaagaaaaggaaagaacgCCAAGCTGCTAGACAAGCCTCCAGAAGCACTGC GTATGAAGATTATTACTACCACCCTCCTCCTCGAATGCCACCTCCAATTAGAGGTCGGGGTCGTGGTGGGGGGAGAGGTGGATATGGCTACCCTCCAGATTACTATGGCTATGAAGATTACTATGATGATTACTATGGTTATGATTATCACGACTATCGTGGAGGCTATGAAGATCCCTACTACGGCTATGATGATGGCTATGCagtaagaggaagaggaggaggaaggggagggcgaGGTGCTCCACCACCACCAAGGGGGCGGGGAGCACCACCTCCAAGAGGTAGAGCTGGCTATTCACAGAGGGGGGCACCTTTGGGACCACCAAGAGGCTCTAGGGGTGGCAGAGGGGGTCCTGCACAACAGCAGAGAGGCCGTGGTTCCCGTGGATCTCGGGGCAATCGTGGGGGCAATGTAGGAGGCAAGAGAAAGGCAGATGGGTACAACCAACCTGATTCCAAGCGTCGTCAGACCAACAACCAACAGAACTGGGGTTCACAACCCATCGCTCAGCAGCCGCTTCAGCAAGGTGGTGACTATTCTGGTAACTATGGTTACAATAATGACAACCAGGAATTTTATCAGGATACTTATGGGCAACAGTGGAAATAG
- the HNRNPR gene encoding heterogeneous nuclear ribonucleoprotein R isoform X4, with amino-acid sequence MKTYRQREKQGSKVQESTKGPDEAKIKALLERTGYTLDVTTGQRKYGGPPPDSVYSGVQPGIGTEVFVGKIPRDLYEDELVPLFEKAGPIWDLRLMMDPLSGQNRGYAFITFCGKEAAQEAVKLCDSYEIRPGKHLGVCISVANNRLFVGSIPKNKTKENILEEFSKVTGLTEGLVDVILYHQPDDKKKNRGFCFLEYEDHKSAAQARRRLMSGKVKVWGNVVTVEWADPVEEPDPEVMAKVKVLFVRNLATTVTEEILEKSFSEFGKLERVKKLKDYAFVHFEDRGAAVKAMDEMNGKEIEGEEIEIVLAKPPDKKRKERQAARQASRSTAYEDYYYHPPPRMPPPIRGRGRGGGRGGYGYPPDYYGYEDYYDDYYGYDYHDYRGGYEDPYYGYDDGYAVRGRGGGRGGRGAPPPPRGRGAPPPRGRAGYSQRGAPLGPPRGSRGGRGGPAQQQRGRGSRGSRGNRGGNVGGKRKADGYNQPDSKRRQTNNQQNWGSQPIAQQPLQQGGDYSGNYGYNNDNQEFYQDTYGQQWK; translated from the exons ATGAAGACCTATaggcaaagagagaaacaggGGAGCAAGGTGCAAGAGTCTACAAAGggacctgatgaagcaaagatcaAG GCCTTGCTTGAAAGGACTGGTTATACTCTGGATGTAACCACAGGACAGAGGAAGTACGGTGGTCCTCCACCAGACAGTGTGTACTCCGGCGTGCAACCTGGAATTGGAACAGAG GTCTTTGTAGGTAAAATACCAAGAGATTTGTATGAGGATGAGTTGGTGCCCCTTTTTGAGAAGGCCGGTCCCATTTGGGATCTACGTCTTATGATGGATCCACTGTCTGGTCAGAACAGAGGGTATGCATTTATCACCTTCTGTGGAAAGGAAGCTGCACAGGAAGCTGTTAAACTG TGTGACAGCTATGAAATTCGCCCCGGTAAACACCTTGGAGTGTGCATTTCTGTGGCAAACAACAGACTTTTTGTTGGGTCCATTCCGAAGAATAAGACTAAAGAAAACATTCTGGAAGAATTCAGTAAAGTCAC TGGTTTAACAGAGGGTTTGGTGGACGTTATTCTGTATCATCAACCCGATGACAAAAAGAAGAATCGGGGGTTCTGCTTCCTTGAATATGAGGATCACAAGTCAGCAGCCCAAGCCAGACGCCGGCTGATGAGTGGAAAAGTAAAAGTGTGGGGAAATGTAGTTACAGTTGAATGGGCTGACCCTGTGGAAGAACCAGATCCAGAAGTCATGGCTAAG GTGAAAGTTTTATTTGTGAGAAACTTGGCTACTACGGTGacagaagaaatattggaaaaatcaTTTTCTGAATTTGGAAAACTTGAAAGAGTGAAGAAGTTGAAAGATTATGCATTTGTTCATTTTGAAGACAGAGGAGCAGCTGTTAAg GCTATGGATGAAATGAATGGCAAAGAAATAGAAGGGGAAGAAATTGAAATAGTCTTAGCCAAGCCaccagacaagaaaaggaaagaacgCCAAGCTGCTAGACAAGCCTCCAGAAGCACTGC GTATGAAGATTATTACTACCACCCTCCTCCTCGAATGCCACCTCCAATTAGAGGTCGGGGTCGTGGTGGGGGGAGAGGTGGATATGGCTACCCTCCAGATTACTATGGCTATGAAGATTACTATGATGATTACTATGGTTATGATTATCACGACTATCGTGGAGGCTATGAAGATCCCTACTACGGCTATGATGATGGCTATGCagtaagaggaagaggaggaggaaggggagggcgaGGTGCTCCACCACCACCAAGGGGGCGGGGAGCACCACCTCCAAGAGGTAGAGCTGGCTATTCACAGAGGGGGGCACCTTTGGGACCACCAAGAGGCTCTAGGGGTGGCAGAGGGGGTCCTGCACAACAGCAGAGAGGCCGTGGTTCCCGTGGATCTCGGGGCAATCGTGGGGGCAATGTAGGAGGCAAGAGAAAGGCAGATGGGTACAACCAACCTGATTCCAAGCGTCGTCAGACCAACAACCAACAGAACTGGGGTTCACAACCCATCGCTCAGCAGCCGCTTCAGCAAGGTGGTGACTATTCTGGTAACTATGGTTACAATAATGACAACCAGGAATTTTATCAGGATACTTATGGGCAACAGTGGAAATAG
- the HNRNPR gene encoding heterogeneous nuclear ribonucleoprotein R isoform X2 — protein sequence MANQVNGNAVQLKEEEEPMDTSSVTHTEHYKTLIEAGLPQKVAERLDEIFQTGLVAYVDLDERAIDALREFNEEGALSVLQQFKESDLSHVQNKSAFLCGVMKTYRQREKQGSKVQESTKGPDEAKIKALLERTGYTLDVTTGQRKYGGPPPDSVYSGVQPGIGTECDSYEIRPGKHLGVCISVANNRLFVGSIPKNKTKENILEEFSKVTEGLVDVILYHQPDDKKKNRGFCFLEYEDHKSAAQARRRLMSGKVKVWGNVVTVEWADPVEEPDPEVMAKVKVLFVRNLATTVTEEILEKSFSEFGKLERVKKLKDYAFVHFEDRGAAVKAMDEMNGKEIEGEEIEIVLAKPPDKKRKERQAARQASRSTAYEDYYYHPPPRMPPPIRGRGRGGGRGGYGYPPDYYGYEDYYDDYYGYDYHDYRGGYEDPYYGYDDGYAVRGRGGGRGGRGAPPPPRGRGAPPPRGRAGYSQRGAPLGPPRGSRGGRGGPAQQQRGRGSRGSRGNRGGNVGGKRKADGYNQPDSKRRQTNNQQNWGSQPIAQQPLQQGGDYSGNYGYNNDNQEFYQDTYGQQWK from the exons ATGGCTAATCAGGTGAATGGTAATGCGGTACAgttaaaagaagaggaagaaccaATGGATACTTCCAGTGTAACTCACACAGAACACTACAAGACACTGATAGAGGCAGGCCTCCCACAGAAGGTGGCAGAAAGACTTGATGAAATATTTCAGACAG gaTTGGTAGCTTATGTCGATCTTGATGAAAGAGCAATTGATGCTCTCAGGGAATTTAATGAAGAAGGAGCTCTGTCTGTACTACAGCAGTTCAAAGAAAGTGACTTATCACATGTTCAG AACAAAAGTGCATTTTTATGTGGAGTTATGAAGACCTATaggcaaagagagaaacaggGGAGCAAGGTGCAAGAGTCTACAAAGggacctgatgaagcaaagatcaAG GCCTTGCTTGAAAGGACTGGTTATACTCTGGATGTAACCACAGGACAGAGGAAGTACGGTGGTCCTCCACCAGACAGTGTGTACTCCGGCGTGCAACCTGGAATTGGAACAGAG TGTGACAGCTATGAAATTCGCCCCGGTAAACACCTTGGAGTGTGCATTTCTGTGGCAAACAACAGACTTTTTGTTGGGTCCATTCCGAAGAATAAGACTAAAGAAAACATTCTGGAAGAATTCAGTAAAGTCACag AGGGTTTGGTGGACGTTATTCTGTATCATCAACCCGATGACAAAAAGAAGAATCGGGGGTTCTGCTTCCTTGAATATGAGGATCACAAGTCAGCAGCCCAAGCCAGACGCCGGCTGATGAGTGGAAAAGTAAAAGTGTGGGGAAATGTAGTTACAGTTGAATGGGCTGACCCTGTGGAAGAACCAGATCCAGAAGTCATGGCTAAG GTGAAAGTTTTATTTGTGAGAAACTTGGCTACTACGGTGacagaagaaatattggaaaaatcaTTTTCTGAATTTGGAAAACTTGAAAGAGTGAAGAAGTTGAAAGATTATGCATTTGTTCATTTTGAAGACAGAGGAGCAGCTGTTAAg GCTATGGATGAAATGAATGGCAAAGAAATAGAAGGGGAAGAAATTGAAATAGTCTTAGCCAAGCCaccagacaagaaaaggaaagaacgCCAAGCTGCTAGACAAGCCTCCAGAAGCACTGC GTATGAAGATTATTACTACCACCCTCCTCCTCGAATGCCACCTCCAATTAGAGGTCGGGGTCGTGGTGGGGGGAGAGGTGGATATGGCTACCCTCCAGATTACTATGGCTATGAAGATTACTATGATGATTACTATGGTTATGATTATCACGACTATCGTGGAGGCTATGAAGATCCCTACTACGGCTATGATGATGGCTATGCagtaagaggaagaggaggaggaaggggagggcgaGGTGCTCCACCACCACCAAGGGGGCGGGGAGCACCACCTCCAAGAGGTAGAGCTGGCTATTCACAGAGGGGGGCACCTTTGGGACCACCAAGAGGCTCTAGGGGTGGCAGAGGGGGTCCTGCACAACAGCAGAGAGGCCGTGGTTCCCGTGGATCTCGGGGCAATCGTGGGGGCAATGTAGGAGGCAAGAGAAAGGCAGATGGGTACAACCAACCTGATTCCAAGCGTCGTCAGACCAACAACCAACAGAACTGGGGTTCACAACCCATCGCTCAGCAGCCGCTTCAGCAAGGTGGTGACTATTCTGGTAACTATGGTTACAATAATGACAACCAGGAATTTTATCAGGATACTTATGGGCAACAGTGGAAATAG